In Phragmites australis chromosome 24, lpPhrAust1.1, whole genome shotgun sequence, the following are encoded in one genomic region:
- the LOC133907734 gene encoding protein DETOXIFICATION 33-like → MSLTASPRLAHELQENQSHGLIMKWLVNKSWEESRLLWRLAFPAILTEVFQFSIGFVTTGFVGHIGEVELAAVTVVENIFDASAYGALFAMGSALDTLCGQAVGAGQLDMLGIYTQQSWIICGATALAIAPAYFLAGPILKYLLRQPADVANAAGPYARWAIPRLFAHAINFPLQKFFQAQSKVWPVTAISCAALAVHAALTYAAVRRLGYGLRGAAVAGNISYWLIAAAQFVYMVHGRFPDAWKGFSVRAFKNLGAFIKLSLVSAVMICLEFWYYTTLLILVGLLKNAKLQLDIMSVCLNYEFLTIMVALGFSTAVGVRVSNELGANRPKEAKFAVVVAVSTSAIIGAIFMAVVFIWRTSLPKSFSDSQEVVQGAARLGHLLAVTIFMSSIWPVLSGVAVGSGWQVLVAFVNIGCYYLVGIPLGVLFGFRLKHGAQGIWRGMMTGTLLQMVVLLVIIITTKWEKQAVLAAARMAEWGGKNQNLPLKESTRMNDHMAPADDEIYVHGSQKNIEIARTDS, encoded by the exons ATGTCTCTAACAGCAAGCCCGAGGCTTGCGCATGAGCTGCAGGAGAATCAGTCACATGGGCTTATTATGAAGTGGCTTGTGAACAAGAGCTGGGAGGAGTCCCGGCTGCTATGGCGCCTCGCCTTCCCCGCGATTCTCACCGAGGTGTTCCAGTTTTCCATCGGATTCGTCACTACCGGCTTCGTCGGGCACATCGGTGAGGTCGAGCTCGCAGCGGTCACCGTCGTCGAGAACATCTTTGATGCCTCTGCTTATGGAGCCCTG TTCGCCATGGGCAGCGCGTTGGACACGCTGTGCGGCCAGGCCGTCGGCGCCGGCCAGCTGGACATGCTGGGCATCTACACGCAGCAGTCGTGGATCATATGCGGCGCCACCGCGCTGGCGATCGCGCCGGCGTACTTCCTCGCCGGGCCGATACTCAAGTACCTCCTCCGGCAGCCCGCCGACGTCGCGAACGCCGCCGGACCGTACGCCCGGTGGGCGATCCCCCGGCTGTTCGCGCACGCGATCAACTTCCCGCTCCAAAAGTTCTTCCAGGCCCAGAGCAAAGTCTGGCCGGTGACAGCCATCTCCTGCGCGGCCCTCGCTGTCCATGCCGCGCTCACCTATGCTGCTGTGAGGCGGCTCGGGTACGGCCTGCGTGGGGCGGCCGTTGCCGGGAACATCTCCTACTGGCTCATCGCTGCGGCGCAGTTCGTGTACATGGTCCACGGCCGTTTCCCGGACGCATGGAAGGGGTTCTCCGTTCGCGCGTTCAAGAACCTTGGCGCTTTCATCAAGCTGTCGCTCGTGTCCGCCGTCATGATCTG CTTGGAATTTTGGTACTACACGACACTGCTCATTCTCGTGGGTCTCCTAAAGAATGCCAAACTCCAACTCGACATCATGTCTGTCTG CCTCAACTACGAGTTCTTGACCATAATGGTTGCACTGGGCTTCAGCACGGCAGTCGG CGTGAGGGTGTCGAACGAGCTGGGTGCAAACAGGCCCAAGGAGGCCAAGTTTGCAGTGGTCGTGGCCGTGTCGACATCCGCCATCATCGGTGCAATCTTCATGGCCGTCGTCTTCATTTGGAGGACAAGCTTGCCAAAATCCTTCAGCGACAGCCAAGAGGTGGTGCAGGGAGCTGCCAGATTGGGGCATCTTCTCGCTGTCACCATATTCATGAGCAGCATCTGGCCTGTACTGTCAG GTGTGGCAGTAGGATCAGGGTGGCAAGTGCTTGTGGCATTCGTAAACATCGGTTGCTACTACCTAGTGGGCATTCCACTGGGAGTCCTGTTTGGCTTCAGGCTGAAACATGGTGCACAG GGGATATGGAGGGGCATGATGACAGGCACGTTACTACAAATGGTTGTACTCCTTGTCATTATCATCACAACAAAGTGGGAAAAACAG GCCGTGCTGGCAGCAGCAAGGATGGCTGAGTGGGGAGGGAAGAATCAGAACCTACCATTGAAGGAATCTACACGTATGAATGATCATATGGCTCCTGCAGATGATGAAATATATGTGCATGGGAGCcagaaaaatatagaaatagcGCGCACAGATTCATAG